Sequence from the Ooceraea biroi isolate clonal line C1 chromosome 2, Obir_v5.4, whole genome shotgun sequence genome:
CGTCGATAAAATTTCGAGTGCTTTCTCCAAAGCCCTCTCATAACCTTCAATAATCTCTGATGTTGTAATCCCCTATAAGAAGAAAAGATATGCACTGCCACCTACAACTAcatgtaaattttaaatgcCTTAATTTTTTGGATCTTGTCTTAATTTTGggatttagtaaaattttgcTCAGTCCTTTTAAAATGCATTATAAATTCTTCctgtagaaaatatttttttcacaatgtatattgaaattaaattttgttttaaattaataatattgtaaccacatttctaaatttataataaaatcaaagcTGTAGataattaagattattataaaattgctatACCAGACGAAGCAACTGTTCAGCAGCATGAAGTAATTCACCAGCAAAAATAATGACAAAGTTTGTTCCATCTCCTACTTCTGCTTCCTGCATCTTCGATGCTAGTACCAATAATTTAGCAGCTGGATGTTCCACTTCCAGTTCATTGATAATCGTTGCTGCATCATTGGTTACAAAAAGCTTCTCAATATGGTTGATTACCATCTTATTCATACCATTAGGACCATACGCGCTCCTAACAGTATCCGCAAATTGTTTACAGGCTGTTATGTTCCTATAAACTGCTTCATCGAGACCCGAAAAGTACTGCAAAATATGAAACAATaaactcaataaaatattcaaccaGTATAAGTGTGGTTTAAAAATcacaatgagaaataatttatatcatttatttataaaaattgatctaccatttatattaatttatataccttattattatttaatgatcaAACTCAACTCTTAAAAAGATGCAAcatatattattgattattgaattttacgTGAGATtcttgaaagaaataaatcaggaaaaaataaatcaggcaattaatttgtaaaatgtcCATAAAAGGCGAGGACACGCCGGTGTCGTCATCGGATTACCTCTTTTAGAATTGAGCATTATTGCCATGCAGACGCATGACAATTCATTGCGTACAACATCGTGACAAATCAGTACTTACGCGGGCCCCCTCTTTAAGCATTTGCGCCAAACCGGGCGGTTTTGGTACGTGCATAGCCATTTTCGtcgaaaatttatgaaaaatatctctttacTCGCGACTCGTGATATCACCAACCTCGGTTTTGTATGAAGGAGAAGCAATCGAGATCTTTCTTTTGAACAGAGAAAAAACCTAGTAATTTTTGATGATGGATACTTGTTGCCAACTTTCCTAAACTTATCTAGTTAcctaaaaaacaaaattttccgtTGCATATCGGACTTAATGGTTGGAGGCAGTGTGAATCAGGCATATAGGCTGGTATTATGGCTGTGTTCCaaaattcactgccagtactgaaactctatagtttatgtcacgtacACTATAGCTTTTCAGCGCTGGCAGTGAATTTTGGAACACAGCCTATATGTCGACgagtgtatgtacatatatatgtatacgtatgtcAACGTAAAGTGCTTCTCGGTTCCTATGACACATCTTTCTTTATAGCTCCCACGCGTCGAGTACCAAGTTTTCCATGTATGGTTGAAAAGTGCTTTATGTAAGAAGTGAGAAAGTGAACGAAAAGAATTGAAAGTTTATTCGGTTGTCATCGAATTGAAGAAAAACATTCTGCAACATATTACAATCAAGTATGATgtataactataataaattaataattttgtctaaCTGTATTTCGTATTTAGTGTCGATACTttttaaatgtacattttCAACACGTAATATCGTTTCATTATCTTATATTGACAAAAAGAGAGTAAAGAACATATGAGGTAATTACAAATGCTTCTTTTACTTACAGAGATGGAAGCTGTGTTTCAGCAAAAGTTGATAGAAGTTGCTAATCACGTTGAACAACAATTGGACACGGAGTTGGAAAAGTTAGACAATTTGGATATTAGTGATTATGAAAAGATACGGGCAAACCGACTGAATGAGCTCAAACAAAtgcaaaaacaaaagcaaaatTGGCTTGCttcagtaattatattattattgtactatATATTAAACCATATAATATACTGTTGATCATATATCATACTATATGCCAtactaaaatatatacatctttatatatttaccaaTATTCAAAACTATGAAGCACAAACGTAGATAAACGTgggttatttttatcttttattgacTTGATTGACTGGAAAATTTTTTTGGGGACTTTCTTTAGCAAAcgtaaaactttgtattaagaatgaaaaatctgCATGGACTTTCGGATCAACTCAATATAAGTAGCAGTTTTGAATTGTACATAGTACTGTATTGTactaacatatatatataataatgaaggCATGTGTGTATTTCAGTATATAATCCAGCccattatattttcaatattgaaatattgtattagaaagagaatacagtataaatttatcaagttatgtaattaatttcataattatgtattacTACAGGGTCATGGGGAATATTTGGAGATATATGATGAAAAAGAGTTCTTTGAAGTATCCAAAAAGTCAGAAAATATAGTTTGTTTATTTTACAAGGATGATTCTCAACGATGTAAAATAGTGGATCATCATTTCAAGATCCTTGCAAAAAAACATATCGAAGCAAGATTCTGCAAATTAAATGTTGAAAGATGTCCCTTTTTAACTGGTATTATacttataacattataataacgataaattcattacattaatgatgcatatttaaatgttacagAACGACTACGAATCAGAATCATACCTACAATCGCGCTGATCGTAAATGGTAAAACTAAAGATTATATTGTGGGTTTTACTGAATTAGGAAATTGTGACGATTTTTCTACGACGACGTTGCAATGTCGTCTCGCACAGTCTGGCGTAATCAATTATGATGATGATTTACATTCTTCAGAAATGAgcaaaaaatcattaatactAAAGCCGTCAAAACCTAAAACTATCAAGGGACGTGATTCTGATGACTCTGATGACGATTGAGATGGTACTTAAATATAAGTTTTGCACTTttcacgtacacacacacacacacacacacacacattttgttttatcaagaaaatttaaatctaATGCAGTGTATTGTTTAGCTCAACttttataatcaaattaattacatttaaattttagaatatattagaatttttaatttttttattacataatgctaatttttgcattgaatttaaattaacacaattatatataaaattaagcaatcattatttataatttccataattctatcaaaataagttaattatattacaaaccatatatttatatacattttgtaacttgagatatatatgtatatatatttcatatatatattatatatacatacgcatacacacatgtatacttatatgattaaattaaaagttatataaaacatataaaaaacggaaaaatcttatatttttaatacaagtCCTTGAATGATtacaaaataacatataataaatcataacataaattttattctactaTTTGTACATTTGCAAGGAATTTCGCACTGATTCAATTGAAAAACAATAGgacatatttcatatatttgcaatagagaaaaataaaacttgattcatgaaattaacaaataaaatagacGCACTATTTTATATCCTCAAAACTGCAATATGATAGATTGACTGTGAAATATGATAGATTGCTATATATGTTAATCAGAAtatcacaataataatatagtaacggaagtaatacatattaatctAATTTCCGCATTTTAGATAcctttgatttttatttcgccttacataaaaaaaaacaaggatGTTTTTCTCTAATAAGCAAAATGCAATTGgtacatttatcaatttcttttgtaaattaaaatgtacaattatgcATTAATTGCAATATCGTCTATATAATGTCAGATATAATTCACATATGTAGTGTAACAAGAATTTATGATTTGCTTATAGCTTAAAGGAAAAAATCAAATCTAAACTTTTAATATCATAAAGTCATGTTAAATCGTATATCAAAGAGCATAGTAATATACAGTAGTAAGCTAAATATATTTgcagttatattataataaaaatggtataggacatCAAAGAAAGCGTAATCATATTAATgttgtttgaaaaattattataatacaaatatctcATTTTTGATACATGTACTTCTTGTACTTTTTGAAACTGTAAATAAAGTGTGATACGACTATATTTACaaatacagaaaatatttttgtgagcacgtgtacgtatatataagATATCCGATAA
This genomic interval carries:
- the LOC105283986 gene encoding thioredoxin domain-containing protein 9 yields the protein MEAVFQQKLIEVANHVEQQLDTELEKLDNLDISDYEKIRANRLNELKQMQKQKQNWLASGHGEYLEIYDEKEFFEVSKKSENIVCLFYKDDSQRCKIVDHHFKILAKKHIEARFCKLNVERCPFLTERLRIRIIPTIALIVNGKTKDYIVGFTELGNCDDFSTTTLQCRLAQSGVINYDDDLHSSEMSKKSLILKPSKPKTIKGRDSDDSDDD